The Saccopteryx leptura isolate mSacLep1 chromosome 2, mSacLep1_pri_phased_curated, whole genome shotgun sequence genome has a window encoding:
- the GUCD1 gene encoding protein GUCD1 isoform X3: MRTEAEAAGPPLEPGDFVQLPVPIIQQLYHWDCGLACSRMVLRYLGQLDDGEFESALQELRLTRSIWTIDLAYLMRHFGVRHRFCTQTLGVDKGYKNQSFYRKHFDTEETRVNQLFAQAKACKVLVEKCTVSMQDIQAHLAQGHVAIVLVNSGVLHCDLCSSPAKYCCFAPRGHRCFCRTPDYQGHFIVLRGYNRATGSVFYNNPAYADHLPHCLLSKDTAPPGLLSSVPSPWPCSKPMTNLGLRWPLAHPRMCSTSVSNFEEARTSYGTDEDILFVYLDS, encoded by the exons ATGAGGACGGAGGCGGAGGCAGCGGGGCCGCCGCTCGAGCCCG GGGACTTTGTGCAGCTGCCCGTGCCCATCATCCAGCAGCTGTACCACTGGGACTGTGGCCTGGCCTGCTCCAGGATGGTACTGCG GTACCTGGGCCAGCTGGACGACGGTGAGTTTGAGAGTGCCCTGCAGGAGCTGCGGCTCACCAGGAGCATCTGGACCATTGACCTGGCCTACCTGATGCGCCACTTTGGTGTGAGGCACCGCTTCTGTACCCAGACCCTGGGTGTTGACAAGGGCTACAAGAACCAG TCCTTCTACAGGAAGCACTTTGACACAGAGGAGACTCGGGTGAACCAGCTATTTGCACAAGCCAAGGCCTGCAAGGTGCTGGTGGAGAAATG CACAGTGAGCATGCAGGACATCCAGGCGCACCTGGCACAGGGCCACGTGGCCATTGTGTTGGTGAACTCGGGGGTGCTGCACTGCGACCTCTGCTCTAGCCCTGCCAAGTACTGCTGCTTCGCCCCCCGTGGCCACCGCTGCTTCTGCCGCACTCCCGACTACCAGGGCCACTTCATCGTGCTGCGTGGCTACAACCGGGCCACTGGCTCCGTCTTTTACAACAACCCAGCCTACGCTGACC ACCTCCCTCACTGTCTTCTATCCAAAGACACTGCTCCTCCTGGGCTCCTGTCATCTGTGCCATCCCCCTGGCCATGCAGCAAACCAATGACAAACCTGGGGCTGCGCTGGCCTCTTGCACACCCCA GAATGTGCAGCACCAGTGTCAGTAACTTCGAGGAGGCCAGGACCAGCTACGGCACAGACGAGGACATCCTCTTTGTCTACTTGGACAGCTGA
- the GUCD1 gene encoding protein GUCD1 isoform X1: MRTEAEAAGPPLEPGDFVQLPVPIIQQLYHWDCGLACSRMVLRYLGQLDDGEFESALQELRLTRSIWTIDLAYLMRHFGVRHRFCTQTLGVDKGYKNQSFYRKHFDTEETRVNQLFAQAKACKVLVEKCTVSMQDIQAHLAQGHVAIVLVNSGVLHCDLCSSPAKYCCFAPRGHRCFCRTPDYQGHFIVLRGYNRATGSVFYNNPAYADRMCSTSVSNFEEARTSYGTDEDILFVYLDS; the protein is encoded by the exons ATGAGGACGGAGGCGGAGGCAGCGGGGCCGCCGCTCGAGCCCG GGGACTTTGTGCAGCTGCCCGTGCCCATCATCCAGCAGCTGTACCACTGGGACTGTGGCCTGGCCTGCTCCAGGATGGTACTGCG GTACCTGGGCCAGCTGGACGACGGTGAGTTTGAGAGTGCCCTGCAGGAGCTGCGGCTCACCAGGAGCATCTGGACCATTGACCTGGCCTACCTGATGCGCCACTTTGGTGTGAGGCACCGCTTCTGTACCCAGACCCTGGGTGTTGACAAGGGCTACAAGAACCAG TCCTTCTACAGGAAGCACTTTGACACAGAGGAGACTCGGGTGAACCAGCTATTTGCACAAGCCAAGGCCTGCAAGGTGCTGGTGGAGAAATG CACAGTGAGCATGCAGGACATCCAGGCGCACCTGGCACAGGGCCACGTGGCCATTGTGTTGGTGAACTCGGGGGTGCTGCACTGCGACCTCTGCTCTAGCCCTGCCAAGTACTGCTGCTTCGCCCCCCGTGGCCACCGCTGCTTCTGCCGCACTCCCGACTACCAGGGCCACTTCATCGTGCTGCGTGGCTACAACCGGGCCACTGGCTCCGTCTTTTACAACAACCCAGCCTACGCTGACC GAATGTGCAGCACCAGTGTCAGTAACTTCGAGGAGGCCAGGACCAGCTACGGCACAGACGAGGACATCCTCTTTGTCTACTTGGACAGCTGA
- the GUCD1 gene encoding protein GUCD1 isoform X2 has product MVLRYLGQLDDGEFESALQELRLTRSIWTIDLAYLMRHFGVRHRFCTQTLGVDKGYKNQSFYRKHFDTEETRVNQLFAQAKACKVLVEKCTVSMQDIQAHLAQGHVAIVLVNSGVLHCDLCSSPAKYCCFAPRGHRCFCRTPDYQGHFIVLRGYNRATGSVFYNNPAYADRMCSTSVSNFEEARTSYGTDEDILFVYLDS; this is encoded by the exons ATGGTACTGCG GTACCTGGGCCAGCTGGACGACGGTGAGTTTGAGAGTGCCCTGCAGGAGCTGCGGCTCACCAGGAGCATCTGGACCATTGACCTGGCCTACCTGATGCGCCACTTTGGTGTGAGGCACCGCTTCTGTACCCAGACCCTGGGTGTTGACAAGGGCTACAAGAACCAG TCCTTCTACAGGAAGCACTTTGACACAGAGGAGACTCGGGTGAACCAGCTATTTGCACAAGCCAAGGCCTGCAAGGTGCTGGTGGAGAAATG CACAGTGAGCATGCAGGACATCCAGGCGCACCTGGCACAGGGCCACGTGGCCATTGTGTTGGTGAACTCGGGGGTGCTGCACTGCGACCTCTGCTCTAGCCCTGCCAAGTACTGCTGCTTCGCCCCCCGTGGCCACCGCTGCTTCTGCCGCACTCCCGACTACCAGGGCCACTTCATCGTGCTGCGTGGCTACAACCGGGCCACTGGCTCCGTCTTTTACAACAACCCAGCCTACGCTGACC GAATGTGCAGCACCAGTGTCAGTAACTTCGAGGAGGCCAGGACCAGCTACGGCACAGACGAGGACATCCTCTTTGTCTACTTGGACAGCTGA